From a single Henriciella sp. AS95 genomic region:
- a CDS encoding TRAP transporter small permease subunit, whose amino-acid sequence MADGFDRLISGVERLVVWLAGAGAVIVLVQMLWISYGVFVRYGLGKPDRMVTEATALLLFPVAFTGLAFAMREDAFPKVTMLTDRLRPGLRRFLDIVNHILMLGVGSFFAYAGVSATIRAFNSGVASEILHWPRYWFWAPGAFSLVVFSIYVALRLIRLLRRPIPTGEL is encoded by the coding sequence ATGGCTGACGGTTTTGATCGCCTTATCAGCGGTGTGGAGCGACTGGTTGTTTGGCTCGCAGGTGCTGGTGCGGTAATTGTACTTGTCCAGATGCTTTGGATTTCTTACGGCGTTTTTGTCCGTTACGGGCTGGGCAAACCGGACCGGATGGTTACAGAGGCAACCGCGCTGTTGCTATTTCCCGTTGCATTCACCGGCCTGGCATTTGCCATGCGCGAGGATGCATTTCCCAAAGTGACAATGCTAACAGATCGGTTGCGGCCCGGTTTGCGGCGGTTTCTTGATATTGTGAACCACATCCTGATGTTGGGCGTCGGCAGTTTCTTTGCCTATGCCGGTGTCAGCGCGACCATCCGGGCATTCAACTCAGGTGTCGCCTCCGAGATATTGCACTGGCCGCGCTATTGGTTCTGGGCACCGGGTGCGTTCTCTCTTGTCGTCTTTTCAATTTACGTCGCGCTGCGCCTGATCCGTCTTCTGCGCAGACCTATCCCAACAGGAGAACTGTAA